One genomic region from Leptospira tipperaryensis encodes:
- a CDS encoding ribonuclease R family protein — translation MNKKKKQTNQKRTTPQPKKKTFSKSDRTKNERSSGRSDGYRENDVGKRILKYLQSRAGSVILYKDLTAKILRDDNQNSYGKKREKWQIQEREREITEALQLLETEGLIELEKKNIIVNSNQKLQGTISISKRGDGFVKLASGMEIFVPGQYTQSAIQGDLVEVEPYGIGKKGRLEGEVSEILRRGRDLYRMIITEKDPKFIFGKLLDIDGEEKEGYLLRKTILTDLQDEIKSGDVLIVKLKEDTEQERNLYEVQFLRFESDTKEDLDLMRMLMKYNYSILYPENITLELPEEVDESNVDDWKSRVDLRELKCITIDGEYSKDFDDAISFIEEKNKIRFYVHIADVSHYVRLGTDLDEEAYNRATSVYVGSRVVPMLPPELSENLCSLVAGKNRLAFTVEMEADWKGKITNAKFYKSVIKVAERYTYNRAESEILSGDTKNWVYRMNEFAKVLRAKRVENGRVDLNLKENKVVTDSEHNVIEIAVQDRLQAHILIEEFMLSANIKVAEFIRKKKQPTLYRVHEPMDDEKIESLNAFLKLNGVKTLLKDSSYKSISAVLKDLEGKSAERLFNMFLLRTFMQAYYSGEHLGHWGLGFEDYCHFTSPIRRYPDLICHRVLQNILLGKKPIYTPDDMITAGLHCSHQERKATDSERDYYKLKACRYLEKTGIKEFSATITGCKPFLIFVDLENPMVDACLLSSEFTDEGEIRMDTDFSFYSKKFTKIYTLGDKIEVELDRIDYEEIKIFVKMKKFQKKL, via the coding sequence ATGAATAAAAAGAAAAAACAAACAAATCAAAAGAGGACAACTCCTCAACCGAAAAAGAAAACCTTCTCAAAATCCGACAGAACTAAAAACGAAAGATCTTCCGGAAGATCGGATGGTTACAGAGAGAACGACGTAGGTAAAAGAATTCTTAAATACCTTCAATCCAGAGCGGGTTCTGTGATTTTATATAAGGATTTAACGGCTAAAATTCTAAGAGACGACAATCAAAATTCTTACGGTAAAAAAAGAGAGAAATGGCAGATCCAAGAAAGGGAAAGGGAGATCACCGAAGCCCTTCAACTTCTGGAAACTGAAGGATTGATTGAATTAGAAAAAAAGAATATAATCGTAAATTCTAATCAAAAACTCCAAGGAACTATTTCGATCAGCAAACGCGGCGACGGTTTTGTAAAGCTGGCTTCCGGGATGGAGATTTTCGTTCCGGGTCAATATACACAATCCGCGATTCAAGGTGATCTCGTAGAAGTTGAACCTTACGGAATCGGAAAGAAGGGACGTCTCGAAGGAGAAGTTTCCGAGATTCTAAGACGGGGCCGCGATCTCTATCGAATGATCATCACTGAAAAAGATCCCAAGTTTATCTTTGGAAAACTTCTGGATATCGATGGTGAAGAAAAGGAAGGATATCTTCTTCGTAAAACGATTCTTACCGATCTCCAAGATGAAATTAAGTCGGGCGACGTTTTGATCGTTAAGTTGAAGGAAGACACCGAACAAGAACGAAATTTATACGAAGTTCAGTTTTTGCGATTCGAATCGGATACAAAAGAAGATTTGGATTTGATGAGAATGCTCATGAAATACAATTACAGTATTCTTTATCCTGAAAATATAACTCTGGAACTTCCTGAAGAAGTTGACGAAAGCAACGTAGACGATTGGAAATCCAGAGTCGATCTAAGAGAACTAAAATGTATTACGATAGACGGAGAATATTCCAAAGACTTTGACGACGCGATTAGTTTTATCGAAGAAAAGAACAAGATAAGATTTTATGTTCATATCGCCGATGTTTCGCATTACGTGCGCTTGGGAACGGACCTCGACGAAGAAGCTTACAACCGTGCGACCTCAGTCTATGTAGGGAGCCGTGTCGTTCCGATGCTGCCTCCGGAACTTTCCGAAAATCTTTGTTCTCTCGTCGCAGGTAAAAATCGTTTAGCCTTTACCGTCGAGATGGAAGCGGATTGGAAAGGAAAGATCACTAACGCTAAATTCTATAAAAGTGTGATCAAGGTTGCGGAACGTTATACTTACAACCGGGCCGAATCCGAAATTCTATCGGGCGATACCAAAAATTGGGTCTACCGGATGAACGAATTTGCAAAAGTTCTTAGAGCCAAGCGAGTAGAAAACGGAAGAGTAGATCTGAACTTAAAAGAGAATAAGGTCGTCACCGATTCCGAGCATAACGTGATCGAGATCGCGGTTCAAGATCGACTTCAAGCGCATATTCTCATCGAAGAATTTATGCTTTCCGCAAACATCAAAGTTGCGGAATTCATCCGAAAAAAGAAACAACCGACTCTCTATCGCGTGCACGAACCGATGGACGACGAAAAAATCGAATCTCTCAACGCATTCTTAAAATTGAATGGAGTTAAAACCTTGCTGAAAGATTCGAGCTATAAATCCATCAGTGCGGTTTTAAAAGATCTGGAAGGAAAGTCCGCAGAAAGATTATTCAATATGTTTTTGTTGAGAACTTTTATGCAGGCTTATTATTCGGGCGAACATTTGGGTCACTGGGGTCTAGGCTTTGAAGACTATTGTCACTTCACTTCTCCCATCCGAAGATATCCGGATCTTATCTGTCATCGTGTTTTGCAAAACATTCTGCTTGGCAAAAAACCAATCTATACTCCGGACGATATGATAACCGCCGGTTTGCACTGTTCTCACCAGGAAAGAAAAGCGACCGATTCTGAAAGAGATTATTATAAGCTCAAGGCTTGTAGATATTTGGAAAAAACCGGAATCAAAGAATTCTCAGCCACAATTACAGGCTGCAAACCTTTCCTCATCTTTGTGGATTTAGAGAACCCGATGGTGGATGCTTGTTTGCTTTCCTCCGAATTTACGGATGAAGGTGAAATTCGAATGGATACTGATTTTTCATTCTATTCCAAGAAGTTTACGAAGATTTATACTCTTGGAGACAAGATAGAAGTGGAACTCGATCGAATCGATTACGAAGAAATAAAGATCTTTGTGAAAATGAAGAAATTTCAGAAGAAATTATAG
- the tsaB gene encoding tRNA (adenosine(37)-N6)-threonylcarbamoyltransferase complex dimerization subunit type 1 TsaB, producing the protein MKKILFFDATNQWVLVETFQWNEEADLENVASYSGIHPRESSKVLIQELQNILKKSSWKKPDLIVCALGPGSFTGLRIAVATARNLAQLWKIPAIGIDSLNVYTSFYFQEVGDPVVVAIEAKQKKIYFAMEDRRGFFGSIDVKPDDIIERIPEDRLQAYLTSQKYSDNPDFFEGISILENLPSGSAALNQLKDQIQEALEFPDRYPYWKLVPNYVRGTYVDEKSTV; encoded by the coding sequence ATGAAGAAAATTCTATTCTTTGATGCGACGAATCAGTGGGTTTTAGTGGAAACCTTTCAATGGAATGAAGAAGCTGATTTGGAAAACGTGGCTTCATATTCCGGAATTCATCCGAGAGAATCCTCTAAGGTTCTTATCCAGGAACTGCAAAATATTCTAAAAAAGTCGAGTTGGAAAAAACCCGATTTGATTGTCTGTGCGCTTGGTCCTGGATCTTTTACCGGTCTTCGAATTGCAGTCGCTACTGCGAGAAATTTGGCGCAACTCTGGAAAATTCCCGCGATCGGAATCGATAGCTTAAACGTTTATACTTCTTTCTATTTTCAGGAAGTCGGAGATCCCGTTGTCGTTGCTATCGAAGCAAAACAGAAAAAAATTTATTTCGCGATGGAAGATCGACGAGGTTTTTTTGGATCCATCGACGTAAAACCCGATGATATAATAGAAAGAATTCCTGAGGATCGTTTACAGGCGTATTTGACTTCTCAAAAGTATTCGGATAATCCCGATTTTTTTGAAGGAATTTCTATTTTAGAAAATCTTCCTTCCGGTTCCGCCGCGCTCAATCAGTTGAAAGATCAGATTCAGGAAGCGCTGGAATTTCCGGATCGCTATCCTTATTGGAAATTGGTTCCCAACTATGTTCGTGGAACCTATGTCGACGAAAAGTCGACGGTTTAG
- a CDS encoding GMC family oxidoreductase N-terminal domain-containing protein yields MGGIPAANDKIITPKKHKEIIERENIQDGTWELKAEAVVIGSGAGGAVAAATLAKNGWKVILIEEGSYFTPAQFTSEEFMASARLYRDAGFIVSEEQTLSILQGRTVGGSTTVNWQTSLYPPDYVTSEWDKRFGLKGYSREDMDPFVSSVHERLGVHPVPQNLINPNNNTLMKGGKALGLHPEVLNNNNRGCIGLGRCGLGCPINAKQSMFLTYIPDAIEAGATVIANMKAKVIHDGPTKVVVAEFTPDAYEKAPDQVIHKIKISAPVVIVSAGAIEGPALLQRSGLGNDWVGRNLKVHPTSTIFAIFDEKINMFSGPPQSAVIKDGHNQENTGYGFWLEVAPFRPTLAASLIPFYGPKQFEMIEKYPNMSAGIVLVRDGADGEANASVKWSLGSRKVYFELTPGDGKNMLRGLKMLAEVQAAAGAKELIFPFPDMEEPVKVDKNTKFDWVLEKKFNPGSLLVGSAHPHGSIQAADSPEKGAVDPSLELYGHKNIFVIDASVYPTGLSVNPQITTMSFALRASEALASKKQEKLGNLL; encoded by the coding sequence ATGGGCGGAATTCCAGCAGCAAATGATAAAATCATAACTCCAAAGAAACACAAAGAAATTATTGAAAGAGAAAATATCCAAGATGGGACTTGGGAACTCAAAGCCGAAGCCGTAGTGATCGGTTCCGGAGCCGGCGGCGCGGTTGCAGCGGCGACACTTGCGAAGAACGGTTGGAAGGTCATTTTGATCGAAGAAGGTTCTTACTTTACTCCCGCACAATTTACCAGTGAAGAATTTATGGCCTCCGCCAGACTTTATAGAGACGCGGGCTTTATCGTTTCAGAAGAACAGACTCTTAGTATTCTTCAAGGAAGAACGGTTGGAGGTTCTACTACCGTTAACTGGCAAACTTCTTTATATCCTCCCGATTACGTAACCTCGGAATGGGATAAAAGATTCGGTCTGAAAGGTTACTCCCGAGAGGATATGGATCCTTTTGTTTCTTCGGTTCACGAACGACTTGGAGTTCACCCGGTTCCTCAAAATCTAATCAACCCGAATAACAACACTTTGATGAAAGGTGGTAAAGCTTTAGGTCTTCATCCCGAGGTGTTGAATAATAATAACAGAGGTTGTATTGGTTTGGGAAGATGCGGCTTGGGTTGTCCTATCAATGCGAAACAATCCATGTTTTTAACTTACATTCCCGATGCGATCGAAGCCGGCGCTACGGTGATCGCAAATATGAAAGCAAAAGTGATCCACGATGGACCGACAAAAGTTGTGGTCGCCGAGTTTACACCCGACGCGTATGAAAAAGCTCCGGATCAAGTGATTCATAAAATTAAAATTTCCGCACCCGTTGTGATCGTTAGCGCGGGTGCGATCGAAGGACCTGCTCTTTTACAAAGATCCGGTTTGGGAAATGATTGGGTGGGAAGAAACTTGAAAGTCCATCCTACAAGTACGATCTTTGCGATCTTTGACGAGAAAATCAATATGTTCTCCGGACCGCCTCAGTCTGCGGTGATCAAGGACGGTCACAATCAAGAGAACACAGGTTATGGTTTTTGGTTAGAAGTTGCCCCCTTTCGTCCAACGTTAGCAGCGTCTTTGATTCCATTCTATGGACCGAAACAATTTGAGATGATTGAAAAGTATCCAAACATGAGCGCTGGGATCGTTCTCGTTCGGGACGGAGCCGACGGAGAAGCAAACGCTTCCGTAAAATGGTCCTTAGGTTCTAGAAAGGTTTACTTCGAACTTACCCCAGGTGATGGGAAGAATATGTTGCGCGGTTTGAAAATGCTTGCGGAAGTGCAAGCAGCCGCTGGAGCCAAAGAACTGATTTTTCCTTTTCCCGATATGGAAGAACCCGTCAAGGTAGATAAAAACACGAAGTTCGACTGGGTTTTAGAAAAGAAATTCAATCCCGGAAGTTTACTCGTAGGATCGGCGCATCCTCATGGATCGATCCAAGCCGCAGATTCTCCCGAAAAAGGAGCCGTAGACCCGAGCTTGGAGTTGTATGGTCACAAGAATATTTTTGTGATAGATGCATCCGTTTACCCAACGGGACTTTCGGTAAATCCTCAGATTACAACAATGAGTTTTGCTCTGCGGGCGTCGGAGGCGCTTGCGTCCAAAAAACAGGAAAAATTAGGAAATTTATTATAA
- a CDS encoding type I 3-dehydroquinate dehydratase: protein MIQKEFQIVLTVSEEEFFSLEVQPPCDWIEIRLDLFSPQALKERLTTQIERLKAKCIFTYRQTGDTDQTSRSKETEIDFQTIANQLQIKNHYLDLELNRPNVLFETLSKKGFGLIRSVHKFDGILSEQEIRTWIQQDSYPNITNRSEAILPLIYKFAVFPNSVKELVEFLSSFRNVAREYKKDNVHLTGICMGTLGILSRVYPEAFGSIFTYCCLNEPKAPGQVDLNSLLKLREDIKSS from the coding sequence GTGAGGAAGAATTTTTTAGCTTAGAGGTACAACCTCCTTGCGATTGGATCGAAATACGCCTCGATCTTTTTTCTCCTCAGGCCTTGAAGGAAAGACTAACAACTCAAATCGAACGATTGAAAGCAAAGTGTATTTTTACGTACAGACAAACAGGGGATACGGACCAAACGTCTCGATCCAAAGAAACTGAAATCGACTTTCAAACGATAGCCAATCAGCTTCAGATTAAGAATCACTATTTGGATTTGGAATTGAATCGACCCAATGTGCTATTTGAAACGCTTTCGAAAAAAGGCTTTGGATTGATTCGTTCCGTCCATAAATTCGACGGAATTTTATCCGAACAAGAAATCCGAACTTGGATTCAGCAAGATTCTTATCCAAATATAACAAACAGATCCGAAGCGATTCTGCCTCTAATTTACAAGTTTGCAGTATTCCCAAATTCCGTAAAAGAACTCGTCGAGTTTCTTTCGTCCTTCCGTAACGTTGCACGCGAATATAAGAAAGATAATGTCCACCTAACGGGAATTTGTATGGGAACGTTAGGAATACTTTCCAGAGTTTATCCGGAAGCGTTCGGTTCTATCTTTACTTATTGTTGTTTGAATGAGCCCAAGGCCCCTGGGCAAGTGGATCTCAATTCTTTGTTAAAGCTCAGAGAAGATATAAAATCTTCTTAG
- a CDS encoding tetratricopeptide repeat protein, with the protein MRFRILLFFVIFSFGSGPLLADLKEGKKAYARKDFAKAIDEFQKFNNGNPSSGEAWMYMGYIYEYRRDYPKSIQSFKKAVSLNLPKKDLVNCYQKIILYFNYQRDYHEVIAYSNRVLRIDPDLTHIQKIRTTAEERLSSGHVVHHKPKKNTEEVETPGPNSEEDYQKILNKEPENESARWNLSLIYANRKEFQKAETFLEGLVKDHPEKQDYLYKYGVILIRNGKYPDALQVLDKLESKIDSGNSKMLYYANLNQAVAYHKMKRYEEAAKYYRKSYSANATVQPLIGLTKLKYEVKDCENSIKTAERALEFGERTHEIRMYLALCKIQNKEETEGYTILKEIASKLEKDNPEFKNLPDVYNDGILKLARYYTNHGEYDKALRYFHSVQSTEEEEREYRFYLGKAYFYTGKIDQAILMLEKVGGSSGAYYLLAKCYANKDDLEKTMEYIRLAANMKPSIWAAAAEEKEFDRFKEKSSFKKFLESKGSEKDKNFDSHASDKT; encoded by the coding sequence ATGCGCTTCCGGATTCTCCTTTTTTTTGTAATTTTCTCTTTCGGTTCAGGTCCGCTTTTGGCGGATCTAAAAGAAGGAAAGAAGGCTTATGCTCGAAAGGATTTTGCTAAGGCCATCGATGAGTTTCAGAAGTTTAATAACGGAAATCCTTCTTCCGGTGAGGCTTGGATGTACATGGGTTACATCTATGAATACCGGAGGGATTATCCGAAATCTATTCAGAGTTTTAAAAAAGCCGTAAGCCTCAATCTTCCAAAAAAAGATCTCGTTAACTGTTACCAGAAAATCATTCTTTATTTTAACTATCAGAGAGATTATCACGAGGTAATCGCATACTCAAATCGGGTTTTAAGAATCGACCCGGACCTAACTCATATACAAAAAATTCGAACAACCGCGGAAGAAAGACTTTCGTCGGGACACGTCGTTCATCACAAACCAAAAAAGAATACCGAAGAGGTAGAAACTCCGGGCCCGAATTCGGAAGAGGATTATCAAAAAATTCTAAATAAAGAACCGGAGAACGAATCCGCGAGATGGAATCTTTCTCTGATCTACGCAAACCGCAAAGAATTTCAAAAAGCTGAAACTTTTTTAGAAGGGCTCGTAAAAGATCACCCGGAAAAACAAGATTATTTATATAAGTACGGCGTCATCTTGATCCGCAACGGAAAGTATCCGGACGCGCTTCAAGTTTTGGATAAACTGGAGAGTAAAATCGATTCCGGAAATTCTAAGATGCTCTATTACGCGAACTTGAACCAAGCGGTTGCTTATCATAAAATGAAACGTTATGAAGAGGCCGCTAAATATTATAGAAAATCCTATTCTGCAAACGCAACGGTTCAACCTTTGATCGGGTTGACAAAACTAAAATATGAAGTTAAGGATTGCGAGAATTCCATAAAGACCGCGGAAAGAGCTTTGGAATTCGGCGAGCGAACTCACGAAATCAGAATGTATTTGGCTCTTTGCAAAATACAAAACAAAGAAGAAACGGAAGGATATACGATCTTAAAAGAGATCGCGTCCAAGTTAGAAAAAGACAATCCTGAATTTAAAAATCTTCCCGACGTTTACAACGACGGCATTTTGAAATTAGCGCGCTATTATACAAATCACGGCGAATACGACAAAGCTCTTCGATACTTTCACTCCGTTCAATCCACAGAAGAGGAAGAAAGAGAATATCGTTTTTATCTTGGTAAAGCCTATTTTTATACCGGCAAAATCGATCAAGCAATCCTGATGTTGGAAAAAGTCGGAGGATCTTCCGGAGCCTATTATCTTTTAGCAAAATGTTATGCGAACAAAGACGATCTCGAAAAAACAATGGAATACATTCGACTTGCTGCGAATATGAAACCTTCCATTTGGGCCGCAGCCGCTGAAGAAAAAGAGTTTGATCGTTTTAAAGAAAAGTCCTCTTTTAAAAAATTCTTAGAATCGAAGGGTTCGGAAAAAGATAAGAATTTTGATTCTCACGCCTCGGATAAGACCTAA